In Piliocolobus tephrosceles isolate RC106 chromosome 6, ASM277652v3, whole genome shotgun sequence, the following are encoded in one genomic region:
- the SLIRP gene encoding SRA stem-loop-interacting RNA-binding protein, mitochondrial → MAASAARGAVALRRNIDRSVAFVRKIPWTAASSQLKEYFAQFGHVKKCIVPFDKETGFHRGLGWVQFSSEEELQNALQQEYHIIDGVKVQVQAKRPKVLQTSDDEEKDF, encoded by the exons ATGGCGGCCTCAGCAGCGAGGGGTGCTGTGGCTCTGCGTAGAAATATCGATCGGTCGGTTGCTTTTGTGAGAAAAATTCCTTGGACTGCGGCGTCGA GTCAGCTGAAAGAATACTTTGCACAGTTTGGCCATGTAAAAAAGTGTATTGTACCTTTT gacAAGGAGACTGGCTTTCACAGAGGTTTGGGTTGGGTTCAGTTTTCTTCAGAAGAAGAACTTCAGAATGCACTACAACAGGAATATCATATTATAGATGGAGTAAag GTCCAGGTTCAAGCTAAAAGGCCAAAAGTTCTGCAAACATCTGATGATGAAGAGAAAGATTTTTGA